Part of the Nostoc sp. ATCC 53789 genome, ACGTTGGCCAAGGTATGCTGATAACTTGGTTTGAATTAGCTGTGGTGTCAACTTGTGATTAAGAACGATAATTGGATTACTGAAATGGCTCAAAAGGGTATGATTTCTCCCTTTGAGGAAAGTTTAATCCGAAAAGTGCAAAAAGATGGAGATTCAGGGGTACGACCTGTAATTAGCTATGGTCTTTCTTCCTATGGCTACGATATCCGTCTTTCCTCGGCTGAGTTCCGCATTTTTCGCCACATTCCTGGAACTATAGTTGATCCCAAAAACTTTAATCCTCAAAATTTGGAACCAACACCGCTACACACAGATGGTAATGACAGTTATTTTATCTTACCTGCTCACTCCTACGGTCTGGGAGTTGCACTAGAAAGGCTGGATATTCCAGGTAATATCACTGTGCTTTGCATTGGTAAATCTACTTATGCAAGGTGTGGTATTATAGCAAATTTAACACCTGCTGAGGCTGCATGGCGAGGTCATCTTACGTTGGAATTTTCCAATTCTTCCAGTGCTGACTGTCGAATTTATGCCAATGAAGGGGTCGTGCAGTTGTTATTTTTAGAAGGTGAACCTTGCGATATCAGTTACGAAACTCGCAAGGGTAAATATCAGGATCAGGCTGAAATTGTGACACTAGCTCGCGTATAGTCTAGATAATATGCAAGTTTACACATTTGCTGTAATTCCTGTCGAGCCAAAACCGCCATTTCCTCTAGATGTAAGACTGAGGCTATTAACTTCTTCAACATCAACCCGAACAACAGGTGTAATAACCATTTGAGCGATTTTCATTCCCTTTGTGACTTGAAAAGAACTTTTACCATGATTGATTAAAATTACACCTATCTCTCCTCGATAACCTTCGTCTACCGTACCTGGAGTATTTAAAACAGTAATTTGATATTTAAGAGCTAGACCGCTTCTAGGACGAATTTGAGCTTCTGTTCCTTGAGGCAATTCTATTGAAATGCCAGTATGTATTAGCCTACTTTCTCCAGCAGGAAGTTCTAATTCGTCTATAGAGACTAGATCTAAGCCTGCATCATTTGGATGTTCATATTTAGGAATAATAGCTGAATCAGCCAGTTTCACTACTTTTAACTTCATATACAAATTACCTCTATGGTGTTTGTTTAATTTTCATAACAAATCTTATATTTTACGGTTGAGATCAACAGTAATTAGGGCTGTCAATGCAGAAGATATTACAATCATAAGAGCATTGATAGTATAATTAGTTCCAGCATACCAATTTTTTTGTCCTAGTTGCTTTTGATTGGCTTGTAGATACCCAGTCAATAATCCTAACACAAGAATTAATCCAATAAAAGCAGCATACAATTTTAGAGATAGGATTTTTTTATTTTTGTTTTGAACTTCTGTGTTATTTTGATTAGCTTTTTTTTCACGTTCACTTTTTATACTCTGATAATCTTTACATTCCTCTAGTTTTAATAGGAGTAAATCTTTATTACTCATGTAGGGTTTGTCAAGAGCATTGCTCTCCTCTCTATTTGTTTGTATACCTACTTCACCAAGAATATCTCTTCTACCATGTGTGTTGCCATGTTCTCTGCTAGACTCTGTATGAAGATACTGAAATGCTAAAGTTACAAAGTTAGTTGTTTCCGGAATTAATTCTACTGGATTACTGCTATGATTGGGTAATGAAATTAGTGAAGGACCTATATAATTAGGATCAAGAGTAGTTCCAATATGACCAGTACCTTGTGAAACTTGAGTAACCCTAGAATGATAGGTTCCTGTTATTTTTTTGGATACCCAAACTGTTTCATTAGTTTCTATTAGAGCAGTGTCTCCTGGAGCAATAATAATTTTATCCTGTAGACTATTATAAATACTTTGCTTAGTTGATAAACTCCAAGCATACTTACTGGCTGTTAAATTG contains:
- a CDS encoding deoxycytidine triphosphate deaminase; this encodes MSILSDNDIKQELGINILIYPFTQDNLKGASYNLTASKYAWSLSTKQSIYNSLQDKIIIAPGDTALIETNETVWVSKKITGTYHSRVTQVSQGTGHIGTTLDPNYIGPSLISLPNHSSNPVELIPETTNFVTLAFQYLHTESSREHGNTHGRRDILGEVGIQTNREESNALDKPYMSNKDLLLLKLEECKDYQSIKSEREKKANQNNTEVQNKNKKILSLKLYAAFIGLILVLGLLTGYLQANQKQLGQKNWYAGTNYTINALMIVISSALTALITVDLNRKI
- the dcd gene encoding dCTP deaminase; the protein is MAQKGMISPFEESLIRKVQKDGDSGVRPVISYGLSSYGYDIRLSSAEFRIFRHIPGTIVDPKNFNPQNLEPTPLHTDGNDSYFILPAHSYGLGVALERLDIPGNITVLCIGKSTYARCGIIANLTPAEAAWRGHLTLEFSNSSSADCRIYANEGVVQLLFLEGEPCDISYETRKGKYQDQAEIVTLARV
- the dut gene encoding dUTP diphosphatase yields the protein MKLKVVKLADSAIIPKYEHPNDAGLDLVSIDELELPAGESRLIHTGISIELPQGTEAQIRPRSGLALKYQITVLNTPGTVDEGYRGEIGVILINHGKSSFQVTKGMKIAQMVITPVVRVDVEEVNSLSLTSRGNGGFGSTGITANV